The sequence GCCCCAAAGACACATGAAGCCCAGTGAGCTGGGACTCGTGGATCCTCCAGGCATTCTGGTTCAGCTTGGGATTCTGAGGAACCACATTCGTCTGGGTGGCGTTGAGGCTAGGGACTGCAGGTAAGAAGTAAAAGAGGGACAAGTTTCTCAGTCCAAATAAAAGGTGAGAGTCTAGATGAGTCTAGAAGTGGCTTAGTCAGTCCTTCAAATATTGTAGAAAATTATTAAATACAAGCATGTCTAGAAAAAAACGTTGAAACATAATGCTGTAGTTCCGAGAGCTGTATTTACGTATGGTAAAGCTGAAGAagcattttaaatgtctttaaataaaaaatgttaagcTTTGCCTGGCCTTTCTCATAATGGTAGTCAATCTAAACTTTACCTTGCAAGTCTAAGCTGTAGGTTTATatgtaacattttattatgtCAGCTTAAAGTGTAGCTAATATAACACCTCCTGAGAGTCAGTTTAATCACCAATTTCCAGCTTATTCACTGTATGACAGCATTTACAGTTTAATTACAGGTTTAAGACTCCTGTTGTTGCTCTGTCTTTATCACAGGCCCTCGATTAAGTCGAGTGTGTACATTGAATACAGTACTGTAGACTGCACAACCTTCTCGCCTTCCTTTGCGACACAGTTACTAATAAATAACCACATTATCCTTGTGcttctcatttttattcatttatttaatatttaatagtaAGGATTCATTGGtttaaaagctgtaaaacaacAATGTACAATTAAAAGATCCTTAAATTTACTGCCATCATTGCTTTTATGCTCTGCAATTGTTGTAAAACAACTCTCCCACTGGCTGTGCCGTGAACTGCTGCAAGAATGTTTCCAGTTTATCCAGAGAGAGCTGCTCCACCAAGTTGTCCTCTGTGTTTCTTGCTCTGGCAGCGCCGCTCTGAATGGGTCTGTCGTTGTTGTCCACACAGCAGTAGGCATTCCACAGGTAGTCTGGGATGTTGACACGCTTAACATTGTTTTTAACAATCCAGCTGTCTGCAGAAGGAATGGCACCGACCAGCACGTACGCCTTAGGGCACTTCTCCAGAAAAAGCTCAGTAAGCTGGGACTCGTGGATCCTCCAGGCATTCTGGTTCAGCTTGGGGTTCTGAGGAACCACATTAGTCAGGGTAAAAGTGGCGTTGCAACTAGGGACTGCaggagagaaggagaagaaggacAAGCTTAAAGTCTCTCTGTCCAAAGAAAAGGTTAGAGCCACGATGAGTCAAGAAGTGGGTTAGTCATTTTCATTCAGCAATTAAAATATTCTAGAAAATTATAAATTTCAAGCATGTTTAGCAGAAAACATTGAAACATAAGGCTGGAGATGCTGCTCGTTAGTTAAGTCTATCTATCCTCAGCTGCTGCAGTCAAAAACAATTCCCCAGTCCTGTACTGCCATCTACTGTCTACCCTCCTGAAAAACATACAACCTGGATGGTGTCCATTGGGGTTGAGGTGACCACGGTCAAAGCCTGAATTTGTGTAGTCCTCATTCAGAGCTTGTCTCTCTCCAAGGTAGACACCAGGGTGATCCTGCCCCAGCCAGTATCCATCTTTCATCTCTCCCTGCCAAGACCGATCTACCAGCTAAGATGCATGGAAACAAGATAGCAAATAATTAATTCCTTACGATCTAAAAATGTctaaaagaacagaaaatgtaaattttatgaCTCTATATTCTTCATACTTTCTCTCTgacataaatatatatgcaaAATAAGCTCGTGTGGAACAAACCTGTGGCTCTACAAACCACCTGTTCTCCCTGCCACCTCCATTACTGGGCTGGAATTGATAGGCAGAGTAGACAGCAATGCGATGGATGGTGTCATACAGTGTGGCAAAGTGATACCTGATGGTGCAAATATTAGCAATAGATCAGAAGTGCTACTAtgataaataaagaacaaagaaagtttTCGTTCTAAAAGTGATAAGCAGCAGTTGGATTTTCAAAGATACCATAGAAAAACAGTATTCTGAGTACACATTACAATGCTGTGTATGCTGATTCAGTTTTAAAGTATTCTTTCTGCCGGTTTACTACCTGTTGACAAAGCGCTGACAGAGGCGGGCAGCACCAGGTGTGGATGCTCCCAACTCAGGCACCTTTTCTTTGTAAAAGTACTTCATGCATTCTGGTGCATCCTGGGGCAAAATgataaaatacataataattAATAGTAACAGAAGTGAAGCTATTTGATAAGACACATATTTAATTATTCTGATAATCTGGAATAAGAAACCAACAAACCTCAAAACGTTCCAC comes from Astatotilapia calliptera chromosome 14, fAstCal1.2, whole genome shotgun sequence and encodes:
- the LOC113036923 gene encoding endonuclease domain-containing 1 protein isoform X2, with the protein product MQTFITLCALLPLLCFVHADVVERFEDAPECMKYFYKEKVPELGASTPGAARLCQRFVNRYHFATLYDTIHRIAVYSAYQFQPSNGGGRENRWFVEPQLVDRSWQGEMKDGYWLGQDHPGVYLGERQALNEDYTNSGFDRGHLNPNGHHPVPSCNATFTLTNVVPQNPKLNQNAWRIHESQLTELFLEKCPKAYVLVGAIPSADSWIVKNNVKRVNIPDYLWNAYCCVDNNDRPIQSGAARARNTEDNLVEQLSLDKLETFLQQFTAQPVGELFYNNCRA
- the LOC113036923 gene encoding endonuclease domain-containing 1 protein isoform X1, with translation MQTFITLCALLPLLCFVHADVVERFEDAPECMKYFYKEKVPELGASTPGAARLCQRFVNRYHFATLYDTIHRIAVYSAYQFQPSNGGGRENRWFVEPQLVDRSWQGEMKDGYWLGQDHPGVYLGERQALNEDYTNSGFDRGHLNPNGHHPGFPSCNATFTLTNVVPQNPKLNQNAWRIHESQLTELFLEKCPKAYVLVGAIPSADSWIVKNNVKRVNIPDYLWNAYCCVDNNDRPIQSGAARARNTEDNLVEQLSLDKLETFLQQFTAQPVGELFYNNCRA